The proteins below are encoded in one region of Aeromonas jandaei:
- the glgC gene encoding glucose-1-phosphate adenylyltransferase, producing MLLQPANTAKARQLLNETMALVLAGGRGSRLKQLTDNRAKPAVHFGGKFRIIDFVLSNCINSGIRRVGVVTQYKSHSLLRHLQSGWSFLRYQMNEFIDLLPAQQRVDEVNWYRGTADAVYQNLDIIRDHGPKYIVVLAGDHIYKMDYAAMLLDHVNMGAKVTVACIEVPRSEASAFGVMAIDGDRKINAFVEKPANPPAMPGKEDTSLASMGVYIFDAEYLYQLLDEDITNDESHHDFGMDVIPRVVREGTAYAHPFGMSCVGCNAEKRPYWRDVGTVDSFWEANMDLASVTPELDIYDQDWPIWTSQTMTPPAKFVQDRNGQHGMTINSMFSGGTIVSGSFILSSVLFTNVRVHSFCTLDQAVVFPGVEIGPGCRLRRVVIDKGCKLPEGMVIGENADEDARRFYRSEQGIVLVTKEMLDKLKA from the coding sequence ATGTTGTTACAACCTGCCAATACAGCAAAAGCAAGACAGTTGCTGAACGAGACCATGGCTTTGGTTCTCGCCGGAGGGCGGGGTAGTCGCCTCAAACAGTTAACTGATAACAGAGCGAAGCCTGCAGTCCACTTTGGCGGAAAATTCCGCATCATCGATTTTGTGCTCTCCAACTGCATCAACTCCGGCATCCGCCGCGTCGGTGTGGTGACCCAGTACAAATCCCACAGCTTGCTGCGCCACCTTCAGTCAGGTTGGTCTTTCTTGCGCTATCAGATGAACGAGTTCATCGACCTGCTGCCCGCGCAGCAGCGCGTGGACGAGGTCAACTGGTATCGGGGCACCGCTGATGCGGTCTATCAGAACCTGGACATCATCCGCGACCATGGTCCCAAATATATCGTCGTACTGGCAGGCGACCACATCTACAAGATGGACTACGCCGCCATGTTGCTCGACCACGTCAACATGGGCGCCAAGGTGACCGTTGCCTGTATCGAAGTGCCGCGCAGTGAAGCGAGTGCCTTCGGGGTAATGGCGATCGATGGCGATCGCAAGATCAATGCCTTTGTGGAAAAACCGGCCAACCCGCCTGCCATGCCGGGCAAGGAAGATACCTCCCTCGCCTCCATGGGGGTCTACATCTTCGATGCCGAGTATCTCTATCAGTTGCTGGATGAAGACATCACCAACGACGAATCCCACCACGATTTCGGGATGGACGTGATCCCTCGCGTGGTGCGGGAAGGGACTGCGTATGCTCACCCGTTTGGCATGTCCTGCGTCGGCTGCAATGCCGAGAAACGCCCCTACTGGCGCGATGTGGGCACAGTGGACTCCTTCTGGGAAGCCAACATGGATCTCGCCTCCGTCACTCCGGAGCTCGATATCTATGATCAGGACTGGCCCATCTGGACCAGCCAGACCATGACGCCGCCTGCCAAGTTCGTGCAGGACAGAAACGGCCAGCACGGCATGACCATCAACTCGATGTTCTCTGGCGGCACCATCGTCAGCGGCTCCTTTATCCTGAGCTCGGTGCTCTTTACCAATGTGCGGGTTCACTCTTTCTGCACCCTGGATCAGGCCGTGGTCTTCCCCGGGGTCGAGATCGGACCGGGCTGCCGCCTGCGCCGGGTGGTGATCGACAAGGGCTGCAAACTGCCGGAAGGGATGGTGATCGGTGAGAACGCCGATGAAGATGCCCGTCGCTTCTATCGCTCCGAACAGGGCATTGTGCTGGTCACCAAAGAGATGCTGGACAAACTCAAGGCGTAA
- the secF gene encoding protein translocase subunit SecF has protein sequence MLKMIVAMGLTRWRYIGLWASIVLTVASIAMLLVNGLALGLDFTGGTLLEFHIQTLKEAHELNAMLTSPLAGAVELSSAGVPGEWLIKLPPHELPWQATELATMLTQQLGMPVELLRTTIVGPQVGAELFQQGMLAVLVASLAISAYLAFRFEWRQAIGILISVIHDAIVALGLLALFNIEFDLNVIAGLMAVIGYSLNDSIVISDRLRDLLSSRTQMGIHECSDVAIKATFSRTMITSGTTLFTVGALLLFGGDTLYGFSFTLFTGILVGTISSITVASTVQELLGLSPQAYQKKGEEPLAEAA, from the coding sequence ATGTTGAAAATGATTGTTGCCATGGGGCTGACCCGCTGGCGTTACATCGGCCTGTGGGCCTCTATCGTACTGACAGTGGCGAGCATCGCCATGCTGCTGGTCAACGGCCTTGCCCTCGGCCTCGACTTTACCGGTGGCACCCTGCTGGAGTTTCATATCCAGACCCTCAAGGAGGCCCATGAGCTCAACGCCATGCTCACCTCCCCGCTGGCAGGCGCGGTGGAGCTCAGCTCTGCCGGTGTTCCCGGCGAGTGGCTGATCAAGCTGCCTCCGCATGAACTGCCCTGGCAGGCCACCGAGCTTGCCACCATGCTGACCCAGCAACTGGGCATGCCGGTCGAGCTGCTGCGCACCACCATCGTCGGCCCGCAAGTGGGCGCCGAGCTGTTCCAGCAGGGGATGCTGGCGGTGCTGGTCGCCTCCCTCGCCATCTCGGCCTATCTGGCATTCCGCTTCGAGTGGCGTCAGGCCATCGGCATCCTTATCTCGGTGATCCACGATGCCATCGTGGCGCTGGGGTTGCTGGCGCTGTTCAACATCGAGTTTGATCTCAACGTCATCGCCGGTCTGATGGCGGTGATCGGCTACTCCCTCAACGACAGCATCGTGATTTCGGACCGCTTGCGGGATCTGCTGAGCTCGCGCACCCAGATGGGGATCCACGAATGTTCTGATGTCGCCATCAAGGCCACCTTCAGCCGCACCATGATCACCTCGGGTACCACCCTGTTTACCGTCGGGGCACTGCTGCTGTTTGGCGGCGATACCCTCTACGGTTTCTCCTTCACTCTGTTCACCGGCATTCTGGTGGGGACCATCTCCTCCATCACGGTAGCCTCGACCGTGCAGGAGCTGCTGGGTCTGAGCCCGCAGGCCTATCAGAAGAAGGGTGAGGAGCCGCTGGCAGAGGCGGCATAA
- a CDS encoding 3-deoxy-7-phosphoheptulonate synthase, with protein sequence MQRDPLNNIHIQSEQVMITPAQLKEKLPISAKALAFVQGARNTIADIIHRRDHRLLVICGPCSIHDMEAAKEYATRLKALHDAYQDSLYIVMRVYFEKPRTTVGWKGFINDPNLDGTFDVELGLHRARELLCSLAEMELPLATEALDPISPQYLAELFSWSAIGARTTESQTHREMASGLSMPVGFKNGTDGNLGTAINALQSASSPHAFMGINQQGQVALLQTQGNPDGHVILRGGKHPNYDSVNVSLAEEALEKAGLQPGLVVDCSHGNSSKDHRLQPKVADNVIHQILEGNRSIIGVMLESNLFEGNQSSEQPKCEMRYGVSITDACIDWKTTEALLARCHSQLAAPLKSRTGG encoded by the coding sequence ATGCAAAGAGATCCCCTGAACAACATCCATATCCAGTCCGAACAAGTGATGATCACGCCTGCCCAGCTCAAGGAAAAATTGCCTATCTCCGCCAAGGCGCTGGCATTCGTGCAAGGGGCCCGCAATACCATCGCCGACATCATCCACCGCCGTGACCACCGCCTGCTGGTGATCTGCGGCCCTTGCTCCATCCACGACATGGAGGCCGCCAAAGAGTACGCAACCAGACTCAAGGCCTTGCATGATGCCTATCAGGACTCTCTCTACATTGTGATGCGGGTTTACTTCGAGAAACCCCGCACCACGGTGGGCTGGAAGGGCTTTATCAACGATCCCAATCTGGATGGCACCTTCGATGTAGAGCTGGGGCTGCATCGTGCCCGCGAGCTGCTCTGCTCGCTGGCCGAAATGGAGCTGCCGCTGGCGACCGAAGCGCTCGACCCCATCAGCCCGCAATACCTGGCCGAGCTCTTCTCTTGGTCGGCCATCGGCGCCCGCACCACCGAATCCCAGACCCACAGAGAGATGGCATCCGGTCTCTCCATGCCGGTCGGCTTCAAGAACGGCACCGACGGCAATCTGGGCACCGCCATCAATGCCCTGCAATCGGCCTCCTCTCCCCACGCCTTTATGGGCATTAACCAGCAGGGCCAGGTCGCGCTGCTGCAGACCCAGGGTAACCCGGATGGCCATGTGATCCTGCGCGGTGGAAAACACCCCAACTACGATTCGGTCAATGTGTCGCTGGCGGAAGAGGCGCTGGAAAAAGCGGGCCTGCAACCTGGGCTGGTGGTGGATTGCAGCCACGGCAACTCCAGCAAGGATCACCGTCTGCAGCCCAAGGTGGCTGACAACGTCATCCACCAGATCCTGGAGGGGAACCGCTCCATCATCGGAGTAATGCTCGAATCCAACCTGTTTGAGGGCAACCAGTCGAGCGAGCAACCCAAGTGCGAGATGCGCTACGGTGTCTCCATCACCGATGCCTGCATCGACTGGAAGACCACAGAGGCGCTGCTGGCCCGCTGCCACAGCCAGCTGGCAGCACCACTCAAGAGCAGAACTGGCGGTTAA